The Parambassis ranga chromosome 13, fParRan2.1, whole genome shotgun sequence genome contains the following window.
gtgttttaccaCAGCGTTACAGTGCGAGTCAGTCAGGAAGGTGCAGTCTGATAGAAGTGACCTGAGAAGACAAGTGAGAGACATggagcagaagctgcagcacgAGAGACAAGACCACAGGGACATCAGCTCTGGTGAGTACAGAACAGACACGAATCAAAAATTAGCCTCTCTTTTAATAACCTATGCAAAGTGTGGCACCCTTTGGGGATGGAGGACAAGGGGCGTGTTTGCCAAGGTTACGGTAATTTTTGAGGAACAAAAAGTCTAATTAGCTGTGTGCCTAAGCTGATTGCAGCTGTACAAAGTGAATCAGCAATGAAGTCTGACATAGCTGACATGAATGTCACTCCAGATCTCAGCCGTCAGTACAAAACCATGCAGACAGAGCTGAGCAGCAAGGTGAAGAGGCTGGAGAAGGAGGTCAGCCAGCTGACGGAGGAGCTCGGTATGGATAAATCTATTTTTTAGCTATacttaaatgtattcatttatagTCATAGAAGACCCAGTAAAAAGCACTGATCagcctgtgtgtatttgtctagGCCTGTGTCAGGAAGaactgaaaaaagagaaaaaagcgCATCAACACATGGAGCTCAAGAAGGACTACATCATAGCGGACCTCCAGTACAAGCTGGACAGCATGGAAACAGGCTATGAGAAGGTCCTGCACGTAAGTTTCAGCACAAGCAGTGTTCTAACCTCATCCATTTGTTCTGGTGATGACACGGTGTTTTTTTGGTCTGTGTTGGATCAACCTTATATCTAAATGCTTCTGTTCAGAAGTGATAGGCAGGGATTAGCACTTCTACAGCACATAATATCAGAATTGAGAATACAGTAAGTGTGTcgcaaacatccatccatcatcccagggtcacagggggctggagcctatcccagcggggtacaccctggaccaGTTCACCATTTACATtcaccattcacactcacacctttaGAGTGACCACTTGATCTAACAAGCACATCTTAAGAAAGTGGGAGGACAAAAgggcaggcacagggagaacatgcaaactccaccaCAGTGCAAACACGAAAGTACAAAAGACCTTGGATCTCAGACCAGCCATGTATGAGCTGTTTGACAGTCAGACACCTGACGTAGCTCAGTCTACTCTTTTGCCCTATTCTGAACCAATAAAGTTTAAGAGTCACATAGTACCACCGAGCGGAAGCCTCCAGAGCTGAGACATGACACCAATGCtgtgtgttaaaaactgcagttcaccccgCAGCCTCTAGGGACTGgcccatagacctccatataACTGGgcaacattacagcagaaacaaagatgTTTACAGATGGTACAAAAATGAAAACGTCCTGTTTTGTGATGACTGTGCGGGGGCTGACTtctttttgattttaatttttatttaatttttttttattttaattacattaGGATTTAAAATTGTGCATCATTATGGGCATGACCGCTGTGAGGTGGGTGTCGATTCACAGCGTGAGCTTCCAGCTTTCACGACTGCCTGTCTgcttgtctgtatttggagtttaggcagactgtgccAATAAGGTTGAAACCTCCCACTCAAAACTGCTTCAGACACCTGCTGGTGATGCCACAGAAGCTAGTTGTTTACTGTCTATGGGTAACACTCAGAGTTGTCATGCACAGTAACCTTTTAGTTTATGCATCAATTTCATTACTTAAAGAGCTAGCATGTAGGAATTAGTGCCATCTTCTGGTACCCATACTGTGTGCCTGCcatggaccaatcagcatcctgtgaggaagtgctgGTGGTATGGGCATGCTTTCAATGTGGGACTGCCTTTTATACAAGTTTTCCTAACAAAGATTGCTCTGCTGCACTGAAGATTACTCTCCAACATTGGAAATGCTGCTTACCAttctcagcagcttcctgtgtttcctcttcagaGGTTTATTGATCTGAGATGGAGGTTTGGAAGAGGCTGGAGGGTTAGGATATTTACAGTGGTGTCCACCAAATGTAGTGCCTTCCTTCTGTTAATATccacaataataaaaaatgtgctGCTAAGCAACACATTATCACTCAAAACTAGAACAACACTTGAATATGACAAAACATGATTTTCCATTCAGGAATGGGGGTCACTGTTAGGTACAGCCTGGCTGCCTGATCACAGACACTACATGCAAATGCTCAGCACTCAGATCTTCAAAGGTAAATGGTCAAGCCTTGAGCTGTGTTAGAGGGCTCAGCCTGTGATGATAGATAGGATTTTAATATGTAATTAACATTATTTCTCTCTTTCCCTAGTCTGACACAGAATCTAATTAAGTCTGTTCTCCATCAGCTCACTCTTGAAAACTCATCAGAGATAAAGATGGAGGGGGCGGGGGTGTATCAGGTTAGACATCCAATTTAAAAGAATTGCATCTTAATTTTACGGATGTTTTCTGCAGGACACTCTCGACAGCCTGAGTACCAAGCTGGCTGCGGCTCAGCAGGGATGGGAGGACATGAATACAACCCTTCATCAAAATTACAAGGAGCTGCTCTCTGAGTTCGGCCTAAATGCACTGGACATTTAAAAGACACGgtggtggtgtgtttttttcagtgagGCTCCTGCTTCAGCTGTTTGCAACTCACATTGTAGTCTGCTAAACACAGAGATGAATGGTGTTATATATTTGACTAAATAGTTAATAGTTATAATAGTTATAAATGCATGTATTCAGTCGTGTACCTGGTACTGTTTGTAATGTTGTCTAACATCCACTAGATGTAGCTAATGTCTGTTTATGGACAGGGTGCCTGTGGCCAGAATAAAGAGTGTAACAGCGTGTATTCTTTGTTATATATGTTTGTCGCTTTGAGGCAGAATATGTTAAGTGGAATAACACCATGGGAGGATTACACTAAGTACACTAAGCTGGGAACTGTGACTATCATGATTTGACAACAAGATTTGAGCAAAGATGGCAGTCTAGATAGGTTTTTTTCTATTTAGAGGAGATATGATAAAAGGCAAGAAAGCAGAAGGTGAAACTGGCCACAAGCAAAAAGTAAACTGAAAATAACGTCCAGTATAGACAATAAAAAGGGAAAGGCAAAATAACAGTTAATGATGCAGGAAATATGATTTCAGCGGCCCAGCATCAATAAAGCCTGACTTCCCCTGCGGGGAAAGAGATAAACTGATTTTACTTCCAAGGCTGTCATTTGTGCATCTTTTTCATGGCCCGGTGAATTTTTTTAGCTTCTCTTCTGTGGGGTAATGAATCATTTACTCAGGGATTAAGATCATTCTGAGCTCTAACGACCAATTAACACAGAAACTCAAGAGTCCTTTATCTGAAAACTAATATCTTCTCCTCAAACCACAAGGAGCTCTCGCTGTCAGAGggttcatgtttctgtttgtttatagTTTAATAGGGTTGACTGCAGCCTGAAACTAGAATAAGCTTTGTGCACCTGTTAGTCAGAGAACACAGACAAATGTCTACCAGCAGTGTGCCTTAAGTAATGTACTTACacattatataaatgtatttaattatgTTTCTTTACTGGCACCTTGTAGGGAAacctaaaatgaaaaaaaggattGAATGTAACCTAAAAGTCATTTTTAGAAAATGCAgcacatattttacacataTAGTTCCCTCCTAGTCAGTCAAAGAGAATCCAGAAGTCGTCATCTAGGACCTCCACAAAGTGTCCCACATGCCTGGATGACTGCACACAGTGCTGTTCTCAGGTGGtgaaaagctgcagtttttaaTAACCCAAAACTAAACATTGACCATGTATTGAAAGCTTATCGATCACCCcttaaacatacagtatattgtaCATTCTTTGCACAACTAGAAGGCAGAACATCAAGATGCTGCTTTGTAGATGGGGAACAAGATTAATGAACAGATTCTAATTTGAACTCTGTCATCGCAGCACCGGTTTAGAGATGGATGAGGCTCTATAAAACATAGAGTCATTATGGAAAGTGACTGGTGTTTATTTAATCCAAGGTCAAGTAATCAGGCCAACAGACAACACAACTTGTATCTGACCGTTCATCTGACTGGTTTTCACGATAAAAGGCtcagtgcttttgtttttttctggtacCTGATAAAGAGGGCCGTCTGCTGCACGTCCTCTGGAATGTGACTTGGATGTCTCCGCCTGCTCAGCTTTTAGGTAACTATACAATGAGATTGCCTCCATAGGATGAATTTATGTTGCCCACACCTTCacggaacacacacaaacacacctgtgcaTGCACAAGCAGTCCAACATACACACATCCAGGTAATCAATGCTTCCTCATCTGTGGGCCATCgatcacagcagcagtgagaagTGAGggactgaaacacaaagtaaATGAAGCTCCATTTTATTTCTCTGAAAGACAAACAATGTCAAGATGTTTTGGTCAATATGTTCAACAACTGTCAGCGAACAAAAGGCTGTATAACAGCCTTGACAGCATCTCACCTTGTAAGGGACTCTTGCACTCTGAATACCTTTCCTTTaagcacacaacaacaacaacaagccttTTGCAATTATCTGCCAGTAAATCAATACAAAAACTATCacttaaatgttaaaatgtgcacCAGTTTTGTTGTTTCCACTGGTAATGTGTTTACTGTAATGTGTGTCTTTCAGTTGTTATCTTCATATCCGGTGCTTATTAGTGGCAGTTATGGAAGAGGACGTATGACAGAGGAGAAAGCAACTGATTCACAAACTGATGCAATGTTGGCAGCAGCAATGTGATGAGTGGAGTCAAAAGTTGACATCAGAAAGCAACAAAAGTATAATGACTGAACCCACAATGTCTAAAACCCGTGAAGTACATAAGTATATGAGTGAAATGATCACACGGCTTGTGCAAAGGAATGAGTGTGTCAAAATGCATCTGACTCAGTATACTATAATTCCTAAATCCTTGCACAGTATCAATCACCTACAAGGAAAATTGGTATTGCTATGTGCTACAACTATATGCTGGAGGAGTGAAGTGGAGTTTCACACACCTCTGCAGGCACTCAGTGCTCATCACGGGCTCCATAAATCCAACAGCAGCTAGGCGGTGGTGGGGGGAGATGTGCTTAATTTATGGAGCTGAAGCACCAGAGGCAGAAGGAAGAAGCATGAGCGCGATGAAATGAACTTGACACAGCTGTGACATACAGGTGGTGaagactgtttgtgtgtcagttttgcagacctgtggaaaaaaaagataacatCTCTAATGCTAGAGAAAGAAAGGTTGTGAGACAGGCACTCAGAGAAAGGCAGTCTGAATTAAACTGTATCAGATGCAGGGGGTTGTGCAGTGTTCATTCACTATCCTGAGGAGACACAAGTACCCACTGAAGATCACAGTGATTGATGAACTTGGTGGATGCTTACACAGCACGTGAGTGAGTTCTTAAACTCATTAGCTTCCACTGGACTTCCTgcccacacaaatacacaagtgTGCAGATATTATGGGAGAGAAATGAGTATTGATCCTTCTGgttatgttatgtttactgaGCCAGAGAGCCACACATCCTCAAATGCTTTTCTGCACACGTGTACTGTACATCACAACATAAGCACTGTCTAAATATTTCTGCTGTCTGAACAATAAAACTTATAAACACAAAGTGCACTCAGAGGCTATTTAGCATGACGGATCCGAACAGCTGAGAAGGTCAAATACATCAAAGCAAAGAAGAGAAAGCCCATCCCCTGCAGAATGGAAGCTGTTTTtaagaaatgtttttataatggaataaaaatgtcaacataAGAAAATAAAGCATATAAAATATAGCAGCCATCTCCCTCCGTGGTCTCCCAGAGAAGGTCGCCCAGTGTTTCAGTGGGATTTGTTTTAATTCGTACTCTACTGCTCTTCATGCCTTCAAGGTAATTGGCAATCTCATTCTGACTACGCTTGATTTAGCACCCCtgtaaatgtttttcagtgtttaagAAGTCAGCAGCGAGAGCCTTCAAACTCTCATGAGTTCCTTAGTGACATTCAGCAAATGGGTAGAAACTTCTCTTATAAAACAGTAATGAAATGTGcgtattctttttttcttttaccatTTGCTTGGCAATTTGGCTTTAACAAGTGAAGTATACAGAAGAGCGTTTccatttattgtctttttttcattatataCTCTCAACCTGTGAACATGTTCCATTAATATGTTCTCATACAGGGACACGTTGCCTCAAAATCAAACACTGTTTTTCCCTTTTGCCTGCAGACCTGTATCTCATCCTAATTTTTTTTGGTATGAGttttgaaaacaaaagcaaTGTTTCCTTCAAAAAGTTATAACCATATTACCCGAAATATTTTTGTTCAGGGATACTTTCTACCAAACAACATCCAGCTATTCTCTCTGAAGTTACTTGGTCTTGCTTTCAGGAAAGAGACAAGGCTGCTGCCTTATCTTTTGTGTTTGGTGCTTGAACACCAACAATCTTATTCCATCACTCAGCAACCCAcaccaaaacaacagcagtgtagGCCGTCAAGTGTTACCtcctgtaataaaaaaaacaaacactttggaGCATTACTGAGAACCCTGCTGAtcacactgtgaacacacctgcagagtgtgtTCTTACTTATTGCCAGAGGTTTAAGTTTGCCTGTCAGTTTGGGTAATGTTCATGTGCATATGAAATGACAGATGCGGTGATTAAACCAAAAGGATGTTTCTGATTGAAATGATATGTTAGACATTTTAATATTGTGAATAATCAGTAACAATAATTCCTCTCTTAGGTTTAAAAGAGCTCATGGAGGGATTTAGTAAGCACAGAATACAGAGAGTGAATGTAGCTAATACAAGTACAAGATTTGCTGCCACTCTACCTTCAACAACTCACTGTGGCCCAGTTTTTGTGATTGACAGAGCCTGATGGCAAGATTTAAAATAGTGGACACATCCAAGATAAGCATGAGGTGGTGCAGACAGGTGGATGGCCACCAATTCTCTCTATGTAACAGGCTGGAAAGAGTCATGCGTCTGTGAAGAAAGTACTTTAAAAAGCTTGTTGCTGGTGGTTACTTGTCATTGTTTCACTTGCAGATGATATAAAGCAAATAAGGACAATTATTCATTTAATAATTACAagatttttttctgcagcttttcCATTCAATACATTCAAAGTGTGGTTTggatttttgaaaaaaaaaaaatgcaatgttaGAGCATATCTAAGCTGATCTGAACTAAAATACTGCTCAGTGTGTAAAACATCAAATTGAATAAAACTTTTACTGCCCTGACATTTAGAAGAACTCAAGTCAACTGCTGATAAAAATCCCTTTACTTTTCTGTGAACTTTATGATTTTGGGTGGTTCTAATATATGCTGGGTTTCAATTCAGGCTCATCTTTCTGACATCTGAATCATGCCTGGAAATGTAGCAAAAATACACTGTATGCTGTGCACAGGACATACGCTGTGTATACGTTTCTAAATAAGACACTGTTAAGACAGTAAGCCTTAAAAATGAAGGAGAGCTAGAGGACAGAGgtaagacacacaggaagaaggAAATCAATGGATGTCTTTgtggaggcgtgtgtgtgttgtgtgtgttgtagccaTCATGTTTACAAACAGGAAATCACTCTCTCACCATTTTGCAATGAATCACTCCATCAGCACCGCCAACACCGCTGGACATGCATCGCTGTCTTTCAGAGATACCAAcagttaaaacatttttttaatagaatATCACTACTAAAAAAGaaatcagtgtgtttgttttttttttttttaggttcagGAGTTTGTTGTCTTCTCAAGGCCGTGGTGCTTTCTTCAGCCACAAGGTATTTggcactttcaaaataaaaggattTTGAAGGATGACCTTGCATTAGTCTGTTCATCTTTGCAGCTCTCCAGAGGCAATATATGTCCCGTACAGTAAATTGTCAGATAAAAAAGGAActtgtttaaagttttttttttaacaatagaATAACAATAATCAGTACTGATAATCCAACAGCGGAcagaaataatttaaaaaggaaaaaagaaacagcacaATGATAAATGATTGGAAATACTGCATAGTACAAATGCCCCAAAGCTGTTTTTGTCCGTCCTGTTTTACACAGTACAGAAGGCCAACAGGGACAGACCACAATGAGACAGACCCATCAGTTTTTCCTATGGACCAAGGAAAAAATTCACCCAAGGAGATTCCAAAAACTGACAGCTGAAGCCCATGGTATCATCCTGTCCTTTGAGAACACACTCCAAATGGTTGAATCAAAACACCACATGACCTATGATCCCTGGAAAGAAAGGAGTTGGCTGCTGGAAAAGTCAGTCCTGCTGGAATCACCAGGTGTTATTCAGGTTCACTACTATTTGTGGTCTTGTCCCACTCTATGCTTTCCTCACTGTGTGTTGGAGATGGGAGGGCCCCAGTGGCCCCTGCAGGACGCATCCTCAGTCCCTGGAAGCGTCGACACTCAGGGCAAATGCGGATGTGGCTGCACCCCCTCGCAACCAGGGCAGCTTCCTGCGCCAGTCTGTGTGAGAGGGGTTCAGGCAGTCCGGTGCCCCCGCACAGCTTACCGTTGCTgaggctgacagcagcagctcgcGCCCGACGTTCCTCCAAGGGTAATGGCCGCGGCCGCAACATTGACGCCGCCCGTCGGCGCCTCACCTGCAAGCTGTCGCGGCACAGAACGATCCCCTGGAGCTCCCGCAGCATCTCCTCGCACACTGACTGCTGcaagcacacaaacagggagaaaaaaacagggcAGAGGGGGataagagagggagagaaagaaagggagagatGCCATACAACTCACTGACTGGCAGACTGTATCAGGACAGACTGATggacatcacagacacacatacatatcaCAGTTACTTCTCTGATCAATGCACAACACAGAGATGGCCGACAAAACAACCAGCAGCAAAAATAAGGACACATATACAGCACATATGGAATGTTGAATGCTAATAATCCATCCACACATGCTGTACATGAGCACAGTAACAGCTAT
Protein-coding sequences here:
- the drc12 gene encoding dynein regulatory complex protein 12; its protein translation is MPPNKKTKKTTKKSPEKRENDLEQQYRRSVLDVAILRDHIALQCESVRKVQSDRSDLRRQVRDMEQKLQHERQDHRDISSDLSRQYKTMQTELSSKVKRLEKEVSQLTEELGLCQEELKKEKKAHQHMELKKDYIIADLQYKLDSMETGYEKVLHDTLDSLSTKLAAAQQGWEDMNTTLHQNYKELLSEFGLNALDI